The Odocoileus virginianus isolate 20LAN1187 ecotype Illinois chromosome 3, Ovbor_1.2, whole genome shotgun sequence genome includes a window with the following:
- the LOC139029633 gene encoding zinc finger protein 266-like isoform X7 has protein sequence MGLRTFTTVRELTWYYCFPVCGTPMQWARGHKVQELYDSEQCGTDFSDHSCLRTHRSTQNGGNPYEDNQYGKNFLTLHNKSFTGEKCSMFNQCGKTVMLTPDIIPWKSNIQEKALEHRDIGRAFVNQSYLRTQVRAHNKEKLYKWKEYGKTSVHSTRLCAHVPTHTANKCYRCENPGKVSTASLSHRQHIKTHTGEKPFQCDTCGKAFRFSSYLLVHSRIHTGIKPYKCKECGKTFRLSSYLRVHSRIHTGIKPYKCRDCGKAFRLSSYLRVHSQIHTVIKPYKCEECGKDFKHSLPFNIHMGTHTGEQPYKCKECGKTFTRSSGLIEHMKTHTGEKPFKCDTCGKTFTRSSGLTEHMKTHTGEKPFKCDTCGKTFTRSSGLTRHMKIHTGEKPFKCDTCGKAFASSSHLIRHLQSHTAQKTIKCDKCGKAFANSSYLTIHFRTHTGEKPFECNVCGKTFTTSSYLIIHKRTHTGEKPYECKECGKTFSHFSSLSYHIKRH, from the exons ATGGGGCTCAGAACATTCACAACAGTGCGAGAACTTACTTGGtattattgttttccagtttgtgggacACCCATGCAATGG GCGAGAGGCCATAAAGTACAGGAACTCTATGACAGTGAGCAATGTGGGACAGACTTCAGTGACCACTCATGCCTTAGGACACACAGGAGTACTCAAAATGGAGGGAACCCTTATGAAGATAATCAGTATGGGAAAAACTTCCTTACTCTGCACAACAAATCCTTTACTGGAGAAAAATGTTCCATGTTTAATCAGTGTGGAAAAACTGTCATGCTGACTCCAGATATTATACCCTGGAAATCTAACATACAAGAAAAAGCCTTAGAACACAGAGACATTGGGAGAGCCTTTGTTAATCAGTCTTACCTTCGGACACAAGTGAGAGCTCACAATAAAGAAAAGCTCTACAAATGGAAGGAATATGGAAAAACTTCTGTTCACTCAACAAGACTTTGTGCACATGTGCCAACTCACACTGCTAACAAATGCTACAGATGTGAGAACCCTGGGAAAGTCTCCACTGCATCCCTAAGCCATAGACAACATATAAAAAcacacactggagagaagccttttCAGTGTGACAcatgtgggaaagcctttaggTTTTCCTCATACCTTCTTGTTCACAGTCGAATTCACACTGGAATAAAACCCTacaaatgtaaggaatgtgggaaaaCCTTTAGATTGTCCTCATACCTTCGTGTTCACAGTCGAATTCACACTGGAATAAAACCCTACAAATGCAGGGATTGTGGGAAAGCCTTTAGATTATCCTCATACCTTCGTGTTCACAGCCAAATTCACACAGTAATAAAACCTTACAAATGTGAGGAATGTGGGAAAGACTTCAAACATTCTCTGCCCTTTAACATTCACATGGGAACTCACACTGGAGAGCAACCCTataaatgtaaggaatgtgggaaaaCCTTCACTCGATCCTCAGGCCTTATTGAACATATGAaaactcacactggagagaagccttttAAGTGTGACACTTGTGGGAAAACCTTCACTCGATCCTCAGGCCTTACTGAACATATGAAAAcacacactggagagaagccttttAAGTGTGACACATGTGGAAAAACCTTCACTCGATCTTCAGGCCTTACTCGACATATGAAAATTCACACTGGTGAGAAGCCTTTTAAATGTGACACGTGTGGGAAAGCCTTTGCTTCTTCTTCCCACCTTATTAGACATCTACAGTCTCATACTGCACAGAAGACTATTAAATGTGATAAATGTGGGAAGGCCTTTGCTAATTCCTCATATCTTACTATACATTTTAgaactcacactggagagaagccttttGAGTGTAATGTGTGTGGGAAAACATTTACCACTTCTTCATATCTTATCATACACAAACgaactcacactggagagaaaccatatgaatgtaaggaatgtggaaaaACCTTTTCTCACTTCTCAAGCCTTTCTTACCATATAAAACGACATTGA